A genomic stretch from Thermococcus sp. includes:
- a CDS encoding AIR synthase family protein: protein MKLPPGKLRNEVLKEVIFPNLGVEDARVVYGPREGFDSAVLEYDEEHYLVIATDPTLGVPREAFGFFIYHFAASDVAVFGARPRWLVVDLLSPPGTSKRFLEDAMKALNEECRYYGSTIIGGHTGVYPRVSEPTATTTVMGLVKRDGLKLPLAKPGDRIVVTTKVGLEFAVSAAYFKEEELSRVISKKELMRLKRSFYFETAVLDALVATPLVRGMHDATEGGLTALHEIADNSGVGFRVYAENLVIDPLVKKVLDFYGLEPWSVSSTGTLIAITPPEKSNELITELNRNGILAFEIGEFTKDKERVLVKNGEERPFPEFKEDPYIGFYGV from the coding sequence ATGAAACTCCCACCGGGAAAGCTAAGGAACGAGGTTTTAAAAGAGGTAATCTTCCCAAACCTCGGCGTTGAGGATGCCAGAGTGGTCTACGGGCCAAGGGAGGGCTTTGATTCGGCCGTTTTAGAATACGATGAGGAACACTACCTTGTGATTGCCACCGACCCAACACTAGGCGTTCCAAGGGAGGCCTTCGGTTTCTTCATCTACCACTTTGCCGCGAGCGATGTGGCGGTTTTTGGAGCCAGACCGAGGTGGCTCGTCGTTGACCTTCTCTCTCCTCCCGGAACCTCCAAGAGGTTCTTAGAGGATGCGATGAAGGCCCTGAACGAAGAGTGCAGGTATTACGGAAGCACAATAATCGGCGGCCATACCGGCGTTTACCCGAGAGTTTCAGAACCCACAGCTACCACCACGGTGATGGGCCTTGTTAAAAGGGATGGGCTTAAGCTCCCGCTCGCAAAACCTGGCGACAGGATAGTCGTGACGACCAAAGTTGGCCTTGAGTTCGCGGTCTCGGCGGCATATTTTAAGGAGGAGGAACTTTCGAGAGTCATATCCAAGAAGGAACTCATGCGCCTTAAGCGTTCCTTTTACTTTGAGACCGCCGTTTTAGATGCACTGGTTGCAACACCCCTCGTCAGGGGGATGCACGACGCAACTGAAGGCGGCTTAACGGCCCTTCACGAGATAGCGGACAACTCGGGCGTTGGCTTTAGGGTTTATGCCGAGAATTTAGTCATTGACCCTCTCGTTAAGAAGGTTTTGGACTTCTACGGGCTGGAGCCTTGGAGCGTATCCTCGACTGGGACGCTGATAGCAATAACCCCTCCAGAAAAATCTAATGAGCTAATTACAGAGTTAAACAGAAATGGAATCTTAGCGTTTGAGATAGGAGAGTTCACGAAGGACAAGGAGAGGGTTTTAGTTAAAAATGGAGAGGAGAGACCGTTTCCGGAGTTCAAAGAGGATCCCTATATAGGGTTTTATGGGGTATAG